One window of Paenibacillus sp. FSL K6-3182 genomic DNA carries:
- a CDS encoding HAMP domain-containing sensor histidine kinase has protein sequence MRIKWLFITILFVFATGSAASWLVMNSKTDTEVDMVAINEVLKKLESHWGQIDQANFSTIKQSFSVIDTNGQVRFQTFEGQSPTINDAIKNRDTITDVVVEGTLVGKLIVLNDDKKVIQQMKRQLIIVLFITFTMFALLSIIYVLFLNYKVFKPFHKLQSFAVNVARGNLDIPLKMGQNNPFGAFTESFDIMREELALARQSEYEANRSKKELVASLSHDIKTPVASIKAVSELMLLRADDEKVTKQLTTIYSKAEQINLLVSDMFTATLEELNELKVTVTEEESSVLNGIIANVNYDDQISFAPVPACLILTDVSRLQQVFDNILSNSYKYAGTSVTILSAIKHTYLEISIMDYGKGIHPDELPLLFNKFYRGNNAEGHSGSGLGLYISEYLMQSMQGDITCHNREDGFSVTLKIKLA, from the coding sequence ATGAGAATAAAGTGGCTGTTCATCACTATCCTCTTTGTATTTGCAACAGGCAGTGCAGCTTCTTGGCTCGTTATGAATAGCAAGACGGATACCGAAGTGGATATGGTAGCTATAAATGAGGTGTTAAAAAAGCTTGAGAGCCACTGGGGTCAAATCGATCAAGCGAATTTCAGCACGATAAAGCAGTCATTCAGCGTTATCGATACTAATGGCCAAGTACGCTTTCAAACATTCGAGGGGCAATCTCCTACCATTAATGATGCAATTAAAAACAGAGATACGATAACAGATGTCGTGGTAGAGGGTACTTTAGTTGGCAAGCTTATTGTGCTAAACGATGATAAAAAAGTAATTCAGCAAATGAAACGGCAGCTTATTATCGTGCTCTTTATCACTTTTACTATGTTTGCGCTGCTAAGTATCATCTATGTTTTATTTTTAAATTATAAGGTTTTTAAACCATTTCATAAGCTGCAAAGCTTTGCAGTTAACGTGGCGAGAGGGAATCTGGATATTCCTTTGAAAATGGGTCAAAACAACCCGTTTGGCGCTTTTACAGAAAGCTTCGACATTATGCGCGAGGAACTGGCTCTAGCCAGGCAAAGTGAATATGAGGCAAACCGCAGCAAGAAGGAGCTTGTAGCCAGCTTAAGCCATGACATTAAGACACCAGTCGCCTCGATTAAAGCGGTGAGCGAATTGATGCTGCTTCGAGCTGACGATGAGAAAGTAACGAAGCAATTAACGACGATTTATTCAAAGGCAGAGCAGATTAACCTATTGGTGAGTGATATGTTTACGGCGACTTTAGAGGAGCTTAATGAGTTGAAAGTAACGGTGACGGAGGAAGAAAGCAGCGTTTTAAACGGTATTATCGCTAACGTGAATTATGATGATCAAATCAGCTTTGCGCCTGTTCCTGCATGTCTAATCTTAACGGATGTATCGCGTTTACAGCAGGTATTTGATAATATTTTGAGCAATTCTTATAAGTATGCGGGCACCTCAGTTACCATTTTATCCGCAATAAAACACACCTATTTAGAAATAAGCATTATGGATTATGGAAAAGGTATTCATCCGGACGAGTTGCCGCTCTTGTTCAATAAATTTTATCGAGGAAATAATGCAGAGGGACACAGTGGCTCAGGCCTTGGGCTATACATATCCGAGTACTTGATGCAAAGCATGCAGGGCGATATAACATGCCATAACCGTGAAGATGGTTTTAGCGTGACGTTAAAAATTAAGTTAGCTTAA
- a CDS encoding MBL fold metallo-hydrolase gives MIQYKNEQVTVFQSELYQTTATVIQTEEMVLIVDPNWLAGEVEAIKEYVNEIKGDRALYLLFTHGDFDHIIGYQAFPDATTIGSIGLHQHPQKEEKLEMIREFDRKNYIARNYPIAFPSLDIIIKEDGQQLHVGDTTMTFYLAPGHTEDGLITIVEPLGIMIAGDYLSDFELPFIYQSAKAYNHTLEKAGHIFATHSVHLLIPGHGKATADSSEMKRRVAMASDYLNRLCEAVVANNETALAALYREHAFLSTFTEYCHKENVSIIQREYQ, from the coding sequence TTGATTCAATACAAAAATGAACAGGTAACCGTGTTCCAAAGTGAGTTATATCAAACGACAGCGACGGTCATTCAGACGGAGGAAATGGTACTCATCGTAGATCCGAACTGGCTTGCGGGAGAAGTTGAGGCGATTAAAGAGTATGTAAATGAGATCAAAGGTGATCGAGCTTTGTATCTATTATTTACTCACGGAGATTTCGATCATATTATTGGTTATCAAGCGTTCCCTGATGCCACAACCATCGGCAGCATCGGGCTGCATCAGCATCCGCAAAAAGAAGAGAAGCTTGAAATGATTCGAGAGTTTGATCGTAAAAACTATATTGCAAGAAATTATCCTATCGCATTCCCAAGCCTTGATATCATAATTAAAGAGGATGGACAGCAGCTGCACGTAGGAGATACGACAATGACTTTCTATCTTGCGCCGGGTCATACGGAGGATGGATTAATAACGATCGTGGAGCCGTTAGGAATCATGATTGCAGGAGACTATTTATCCGATTTCGAGCTGCCTTTTATTTATCAAAGTGCGAAGGCGTATAATCATACCCTTGAGAAGGCTGGCCATATTTTTGCAACGCATTCCGTTCACTTGCTTATACCGGGTCACGGAAAAGCGACAGCCGACTCGTCAGAGATGAAGAGACGCGTGGCCATGGCATCGGATTACCTAAACCGCCTTTGTGAGGCAGTTGTGGCAAATAACGAGACTGCTCTTGCTGCGCTCTACCGTGAGCATGCCTTCTTATCCACCTTTACGGAATATTGCCACAAGGAAAATGTATCGATTATACAACGTGAATATCAGTAA
- a CDS encoding TlpA disulfide reductase family protein, giving the protein MNKIVKITTGTIIIAAFSLMVYLGYSYLNKLKTELSSIALSELSTGEEVAVDFAEKPTVLSIFTSWCPYCNEDAPKMVALHEKYKDKINVYGINVTNRDELSEVKNYVEQHQITYPVLLDKTGDVYKYYGGDGFPALCFVNTDGEIIDYIIGSLDQDEIEASFKKLLGET; this is encoded by the coding sequence ATGAACAAAATAGTTAAAATAACGACAGGCACAATTATTATTGCGGCGTTCAGCTTGATGGTCTATCTTGGGTATAGCTATCTCAACAAACTCAAAACCGAATTATCGAGCATCGCCTTGTCGGAGCTCAGTACAGGGGAAGAAGTGGCGGTTGATTTTGCGGAGAAACCAACGGTTTTATCCATCTTTACTTCGTGGTGCCCTTACTGTAATGAGGATGCCCCAAAAATGGTCGCTTTGCATGAAAAGTATAAGGATAAAATTAATGTATACGGTATAAATGTTACGAATCGTGATGAATTATCAGAGGTAAAAAACTATGTGGAGCAGCATCAAATTACATACCCGGTCCTCCTGGATAAAACGGGGGATGTATACAAGTACTACGGCGGGGATGGCTTCCCAGCTCTGTGCTTTGTGAATACGGACGGGGAAATCATTGATTACATTATCGGATCGCTTGACCAAGATGAAATAGAAGCTTCGTTTAAGAAGCTTCTCGGCGAGACCTAA
- a CDS encoding response regulator transcription factor, translated as MNYDCLIVDDETVLAETTSEYFNMFEVKSAYVTSAEECELFLRENEASLILLDINLGHTSGFDLCKKLRQTTQIPILFISARSSDDDILIALNIGGDDYIQKPYTLSVLLAKVKAVLKRYGNQSPTEMLEFGEVKIDCNLCRVRVNGVDMKLKTMEYKLLCYLAKNKNRVISKEELFNKVWGDSFAGDGTLNVHIRHLREKVEPNPNQPQYIKTVWGTGYVLEDHKL; from the coding sequence ATGAACTATGATTGCTTAATTGTGGATGACGAGACGGTTCTTGCAGAAACGACGAGTGAATATTTTAATATGTTTGAGGTCAAATCAGCATACGTGACAAGTGCGGAGGAATGTGAGCTCTTTTTACGGGAAAATGAAGCGTCGCTTATCCTGCTCGATATTAATCTTGGTCATACTTCCGGGTTTGATTTGTGCAAGAAGCTCAGACAAACGACACAAATTCCGATTCTGTTTATTAGCGCTCGGTCCAGTGATGACGATATTCTTATAGCCCTTAACATAGGCGGCGACGATTATATCCAGAAGCCTTATACGCTGAGTGTGCTGCTTGCGAAAGTGAAGGCTGTTCTCAAAAGATACGGGAATCAAAGCCCAACCGAAATGCTGGAGTTTGGAGAAGTGAAAATTGATTGCAATCTTTGCCGCGTTCGTGTGAACGGTGTAGATATGAAGCTCAAAACGATGGAATATAAATTGCTCTGTTACTTGGCGAAAAATAAAAACAGAGTCATTTCAAAAGAAGAGCTGTTTAACAAGGTGTGGGGTGACTCCTTTGCCGGAGATGGAACTCTTAATGTACATATTCGGCACTTGCGCGAGAAAGTCGAACCGAATCCCAACCAGCCGCAATATATTAAAACGGTATGGGGGACGGGATACGTCCTGGAAGATCACAAGTTATGA
- a CDS encoding DUF1854 domain-containing protein, whose protein sequence is MIDSNDISVEINTKDPFEINLLEPNAVSFSRSQGGVFQGVVAGKAYEEIILFRIFPFQYTTQYISVRDAKGEEIGVIQDIEQLDKESRSEMDKELKLRYFLPLVTHIDSIKQKADMWIWELQTNLGPTRIVMRNLHEHMQYPSDNRIILTDINGKRCEVRDWKKLDGHSRGQLKDVL, encoded by the coding sequence ATGATTGATTCCAATGACATTAGTGTTGAAATAAACACGAAGGACCCTTTTGAGATTAATCTATTGGAACCAAACGCGGTCTCATTTTCCCGCAGCCAAGGCGGCGTTTTTCAAGGCGTTGTAGCAGGAAAGGCCTATGAAGAAATCATACTCTTTCGTATATTTCCTTTCCAATACACGACCCAGTATATTTCCGTCCGCGATGCAAAGGGTGAAGAGATCGGCGTTATTCAGGATATTGAGCAGCTGGATAAAGAAAGCCGATCCGAAATGGATAAAGAGCTGAAGCTTCGGTATTTCCTTCCGCTTGTAACTCATATTGATTCCATTAAGCAAAAAGCCGACATGTGGATTTGGGAGTTGCAAACCAATTTGGGACCGACCCGCATCGTCATGCGGAACTTGCATGAGCATATGCAATACCCGAGTGATAATCGAATTATTCTGACCGACATCAACGGCAAAAGATGTGAAGTTCGTGATTGGAAGAAGTTAGACGGCCACAGTCGCGGTCAGTTGAAGGATGTCTTATAA